The Chamaesiphon minutus PCC 6605 DNA window CATCAATTATCAGTCCAAATTTTAAACGATGGAGACTACATCTCTAATCTCGAAAGTCAAATGAAAGGATTGACAGAAAACTAACAAGTAAAGCTAATAAAGCATTGAATTTATCCCAAAATTTAACTTGAAATGACTAATATTATTCAGAGAAAATCTATCGAAAGCAAAGTAATTAAGCTCATTTATCGTGGCATTACCTATAATTACGATCCCGATCGCGTTAGAGCTAATTCTCCATTGCCACACTCTCGCAAATCCTCCCGCAACTTGATTTACAGGGGTGTCGCTTATCGCTTCGATCTAGCCCTCGCCAAACCCGATGTTGTCAAACCATGCAGTTATGAATTGATTTATAGGGGCAGCACTTATCAAGCGCATCGCAATGAAAAAGGTGAAGTTAGTTATCAGCGAACAAGTCATTAAAGTTTGAAATCTTTTGAGAAGGAAATGATGAAAAATACTTTCCGTAAATACCATCGACAGATTGCCACACTCTTTTGTTTGCCGATCTTCTTTACCGCTCTGACTGGTATAAGCATTACCATTGCCGAAAAATGGCTGCACCAACCAGAACTCGCGGCTATTTTTACCAGCATTCACACCTTCAAAATTTTCAAATTCGATGCGATTTTGCCAGCATTAAATGGTCTGGCACTAATTGGCTTAGTTACCACCGGACTAAGTATGACCGGACTATTTACCCAACATCGTCAACCTAGATAGAGACACTGACAGTTATACCCCAAACCAACTAACTGGAGGAATACCCATGCAACGCAAAAAATTTATCGAACATGTGAGCTGGACTGGACTCGGTATCGTCTGGGCAGTCGGTTCAAATGGCTTATTCACCGCATGTAGTGTTGGCGAACAAACTGCCCAAACACCATCTAAAGCCTCCCCGCTGTCCTTCGTTCAAATTAGCGATACGCATATCGGCTTCAAAAAACCTGCTAACGAACATGTCACCGATACAATGCAAAAAACGATCGCGGCAATTAATGCGCTAGCCACACCACCTGCTTTTGTCGTTCATACCGGAGATATCACCCATTTGTCCAAACCCGAAGAATTCGATCTTGCCAAACAACTGATGTCTCAATTGAAAGTCCCGTTGTTTACTTTAGCAGGAGAACACGACACGATCGGCGATCGCGGTACAACCTACGCCGCAGCCTTCAAACCCAAAGATGTCAAAGAAGGTTTGCAAATCTGGAACCAAGCTGGAATACATTTTTTAGCGGTGACTAACGTGCTGGATTTTGCAGCCAGCGGCAAAGGTGTACTCGGACAAGCACAACTAGATTTACTCACCAAAGATTTGACAGCTCAGAAACAAGATACCCCGATCGTCATTTTTAGCCATCTGCCCTTATACGATCTCTATCCCCAATGGGGCTGGGCAACCGCCGATTCTGCCAAATTGCTCTCCCTCCTGTCTCGGTTTGCCTCTGTCACCGTATTGAGCGGTCACATCCATCAAGTCGTTAGACATCAAGAAGGTAATATTCAGTTCCACACCGCAGCCTCAACCGCCTTTCCCCTCCCCACTCCTGGCAACGGCGAGCATCCCATCCCCGTCAAGCTACCCGAAACCAGTCTATTGAAAGAGATCGGATTTCATTCGATCGATCTCATCCCTGGCAAAGCTACCAAAATCAGCCACCGCCCTCTAGGGTAATGGCTGCGGTGTTTGCATAAGTATAAATCAGCTTCGTTTTGGGTTGATTTACCCCCCCCAACCCCCCCTTATAAAGGGCTACCGTGTATACACAAGTCTGGAGGGAAGCGAAAGCCCTAGAAATCCCCCTGTCTTGTCTCCCTAATCCGTCGGGGAACCCGACGTTGGCGCAGCCACTCCAAAGGAGTTACGGGAGCCGCTAAATCCCCCTTTTCAAGGGGGACTTTGACCGGATCTTAGCCCCCTTTTTAAGGGGGTTTGGGGGATTTAGATCTAGAAACGAAGTCAATCAGACTTGTGTATACACGGTAGCTTATAAAGGGAAGGGAGCCGGATAAGCCGGGGGTGCGGTAAAGGACTACGCCACAACTCAAATAGCTAAAGACGGATTTAGGTAAAGGCTTAATCGCGCTAGGACACGTTTTAGAACCAGTTACCGAAATTGGTGCCGCGACGGGGATTTCGTTCGCGTAGCGTTGCAGAATGCAAATCGCTCCCAATGGTCGAATTACGGCAGCAGCCGAACCCGTTCGCAGGGGTGGCGGATCGGCAATGACGGTGAAGCGTTAAGTGGGTGTCAATTAAGCTGTTTGAGATCGATCTAATTTTCATCTCTTTAGTTAAGTTTAAAGGAAGTTTGATATGAATAGCTACGGTCGTCAGTTTTCAACTCGTCAGATTGGTTTATTAGGAAAATTGCGAATTTTAAATGTATCGATATCGATCGGGATTTTTTTACCAACCATATTCACCCTCATTCTCTGCTCTCCAGCAATGGCAGCGAAGGTAGATGACTTTAAACAAGCTGCTGCAATAAACAGTGGTTGCGATAGTATTCCGTACAAGGGTTTCAATGAAGATTTGAATAAAAAATGTAAAGACTTGTCAGAATACAAAAATAAAATCTGTAATAATTTCGGTATTGACAGACCAAAAGTAGAGAAAACTCTCGAAAACTACCTCGATAGCCGTAAAAAGCTTCGGGATGCAATCGATCGAAAAAATACAGGAGCAATTTCAGGACTTAAGCAGCAGATTCAAGAAGGTGATGAAAAGCTTTCTGACTATAAGAAAACTGCTAAGGATCTCTCGGATAGAGCATCGGAATGTCTTGCTGCTAGAGAAAATGTTCAGCGAGTATTTTCAGATGCCAAAGAACTTCTCAAAAAAGAGACCGATCCAGATTTGAAGCAGTATATCTCGACGATATTAGATACATACGAGAAGGGTCAACGGGAGCACATTAAGGCGATGCAGAACACGACAACATCGATGGAAAATTCTAAATGGGTTAGCCAGCTCGGTTGGGATCGATCTGAGATAGTTGAAAAATAGATCGAAGTTGACTGCGAACGAGTTGTATTATCCAGAAAGTTCCCTGACGATCGCTAGTTAGACGGCTGCACGCATTATGAGATCGATTCGATTTATGTGGATGGACACACCGCTACAACCGCTGAGGATTCCGGCTGGATGGACAGTTGCGCACAATGAAGGTCTCTTTGAGATAGATCCCATCCCCGATAAGATTCCAGACGAGGAGCATATTTGCTTCTTTCGGGAGGACATGCTCCAAATGAAGAATCAGGATCGCAACAGACTACTCGATGTCGGTTGGTATCCCGAAGGTGATTTGGAGCGCGGTGAGTATGCGCTCCATATTCACGAAGGAGATTGGTGTGGACGTTTGTTGCACGAATTCAGAACGCGAGACCGACAATCGTTAGTTATCGAAATCGAGCGCGTATTTATCGCTATCACGGAAGGTCAGTTATGACAAAATATCTTTATCTACCCATACTTATCATCTTATTTTCATTGGCAGGTTGTAATACTAAATCGGAACCACCAACTGTCGGTCAAAAAGTCAGTTTCGATCGCATCTGCGATCGCAGTAACGATGATAAACGCATCGCAGTTGAAGGGTTTTTAACATTACCAGAGAAAGTTTCTAGCAAAGATAAAATGTCGGTACTGCTAGAAATTCGAGCGGTAAAAGATGTCAATAAACCCGGACGCGTGGGCATCTGGACGACATATGGCACGGCAGCAAATCGGGTTGCCCCGATCGATACCGCACTGCGCGCGCCAAATAGCACCGAAAAAGCCAAGCTTCAAGATTGGAGCAAATCCAAATTCTCTTATACCCATGCTGATTTAAAAGTGACAACTAATGATGGCAAATCGATCGGCTATCTCGATCGAGTTCGTGTTTCTGGCAAGGTCGGTTTTCCTAGTAAAGTTAGCGTTTCTCCTTGCGTATTGAATAATCCATTAATTGAAAAAATTTAGACTGGCGATCGCTTCAAAACTGTTACCTTGATTTGGATAGTCCAAACTATTAACCGTTCGCGAAGTGTCTGTGCCAGAGAATCGACTACAATCGAGGACACTTGCCAACTTGTGGATCGATTTAAGCGGAATAATTACGAGCGATATCGAGGTTTGGTCTGTCTGGTTGGGCAGATAGCAAGCCCGCGACCGCCTCAAAGCATCGTCCGCCCGACCAGCGGACATCGACCTCACTCGGATCGAGCGGGAACGGCGGCTCGACCACGATGCCAATACCTTGCCCGCGACCCCACGCATCGAAATCGTTTGGTTGCCAAGTCTTGGGGTTTTTTACTACTCTATCTCCGACTTGAATAGCCCGCTCCATTAATGAACCCTCTAACTGAAATAGTTTAAGTCGATCGATTACCTCTCGGCGCGGCTCCGCCAACGGCAATTTGTGGGTCTGGAGCCGTTGCCGATCGAATCTTGAAACCCGCTCCAGCAAAACTAATCCCAAAAATCACGATCTCCTCCGAATCTAAATGCTCGCACAATGTCGAGCGTCATGCCCGATCTGCCGGAAGTCACCGTTGAAGATCGCAGTTCTAGCTGTCCGAATATCAGGCAGCAAGCACGGGCTGGGCAGCAGCACCGAAGGCTGAGAGTGCGAGGTTGCAGGCTACCCACTCGCTTCTGACACTAGCGTGAAGTCGCTGGCATTTACCTTGATAGTGACCTTCTGGTTGGAAAAAAAGACAATTTTTACACGTTGGCGCGGGATCTAGATGAGTTTTCATAAAGTTTACTCAAGTTAATTGTGCTGAATCGATCTCAATCCGAGCAGCCAGAGGTCATACCGTTGTAAAACTCTCGATCGTCACCTTGACTTCACCCACCATTAAAACAAACAAAGATGAGGAAGTTGTGAAGTCGAGCGACTCGATCGTGAAATTTTAAATTTATGAATCTAAGGAGGTGGGTTCGATCGTTAATAATTCAATTAACTCGATCGGGTCAAAAGTGCAATCTTTCTGAGAGTATTGCTAATAAAAATATTTTAAAGATCGTTAACTATCGAGCGATTTCGATCTCAATGTCTTAGAATTGAATTAGATCGCTATAAATGGCTAAAAAGAACGATAGCAGCATCTGCCCAAGGGATCGACCCTCGACAGTCCGGTTTTAAAATCGATTATTTTATAGTTGAGAGCGCGTCTATATGTATCAAAAAATCTTAATTACCATTGCCGATTCTGATGAGTCCGAATTAGTACTAGCAGCGGGACTAACCTTAGCGGAGAAGTTTGAATCCCAGGTCTTACTTTTGCATGTCATCAATCCATCTCTACCATCTGGTTTTAGTCCATTAGTGGGTGGGATGTTCCCCATTGTCAACGATCTGGCCATCGAACAGTATGCCAAAGAGTGGAAAGAATACGAAAGCAACGGGATCGAACGACTCCAGGCTTGCGCGCAACAGGCACGATCGCGCGGGATCGAAGCCGAAGTTTCGCAAAACTTTGGTGATGCTGGACGCATAATTTGCGAAGTAGCCAAAAGTTGGTCGGCAGACTCTATTGTGATGGGCAGAAGAGATCGACAATCGATTTTGAGTGAAATTTTGGTTGGTAGCACGAGTAACTATGTCTTGCATCACGCACCTTGTTCGACGATCGTGATTCAGCCACCAGCATCATCGCAACATCCTTAAAGCGGGCAGAGTTGAGATCGGATCTACCCTTGTTGCACTCTGTTATCCCCGTTGTCTTGTCTTGATTCGCTTAACTAAGGGCGTGCGCGAATCGCTCCCTGCCCCCCACTCCCATCTCTAGCTTTTTATACCTATAATACAGCAACACCAAATTTCAAAACCAGAAACATCATCCTCTTTCAATACTGGCATACCTATGGCACGATCGATCGACAGTATTCGGGAGATGAGTTTATGAGAATTCTAGTGGTTGAGGACGATCCGGCCATTGCTTTCCTCATCGAGACTCTTTTAGAGACTCACAAATACACCATCGATTTGGCTAGCGACGGCCAAGTAGGTCTCGACCTGAGCGATGCTTACGCATATGATGCGATCCTGCTGGATGTGACCTTACCCAAAAAAGATGGGGTGAGTGTCTGTCGCGAGATTCGCGCCCGAGGCAATAGCGTCCCGATTTTACTACTGACTGCGCTAGATTCGCCAGCAGATCGCACGCGGGGACTAGATGCTGGGGCTGATGATTATTTGGGCAAACCGTTCGATCGCAACGAATTACTCGCGAGAATTAGGGCACTATTGCGCCGCTCGCACGATTCTACACTTCCGATTTTGACCTGGGGCAGTTTACAACTCGATCCAGTGAGTACCACTGTCACCTTTGACGAGCGATTAGTCCCCTTAACGCCAAAAGAATACTCCTTACTAGAACTTTTTTTACGCAATAGCAAGCGGGTATTTAGCTGTAGTGCCATTCTCGATCGCCTGTGGTCGGAAGACAGTCCCAGTGAAGACACTATCCGCACCCATATTAAAGGATTGCGACACAAACTTAGAGCCGCTGGTGCCGCAGCCGATTTTATCGAAACGGTTTATGGCATTGGTTATCGACTCAAACCCCTCGAAGCACCAGGGACGCCTCTACTGACTGAGGCTTGGGAAAAATTCAAAGGACAAGTATCCGAGCAAGTCGCTACCTTAGAGCAATTAGCCCAGAAAGTTTTAGATCGAGAGGTTCTACCCGATTGGCAAGAGCGCGGTAAGCAGATCGCCCACTCGCTGACTGGCTCGCTCGGTACATTTGGCTTTTCCCTGAGTTCGGAATTGGCTCGTCAAATTGAAAAGTTATTAGGCGAGCCACAAGATTGGAGAGCCGATCGCGGACGATTGCTATACTCGATCGTCACAGCTCTGCGAGAAGAGTTAGAGAGATCGGCACCTGTCGCCAATCTCCCAGGTTTTGAATCGGAGTTGAAGCTGGATATTCTGTTAGTCTCAGCCGCAGATCCACAAGGCGAGCGCATCCAATCTCTGGCGTCAACACGAGACTGGCTCGTGCAAATCGTGCCGACGATCGCCGCCGCTCGTTCGCAATTGCAACAGTATCGCATTCGCAGTATCGTGTTGACGCCAGATGCGCTCGACCGGACGGAGGAAGTTTTGCGGCTATTAGTCGAAGTCAACAAACAAGTTCCGCCGATTCCGGTCATTGCCCTGACTGCTGCTAGTTTGCACCCAGCGATCCGGCAATTGGGGACTTTGCAGCCAGTCGATCCCTTGGGGAACGTCGATCCGATCGAGTCGATCGAGCGAGCCATTGCTGAGGCCGAGTCCAGTCAGACTCATATTTTGGCAGTCGATGACGATCTGAAGATTTTGGCAATTTTACGCGCTTTATTAGTCCCGTGGGGTTATCGCGTGACGACTTTAGCCGACTCCCAAAAATTATGGGAGGTGTTGCCCATTACCCAGCCAGATCTACTGA harbors:
- a CDS encoding peptidase; translation: MKNTFRKYHRQIATLFCLPIFFTALTGISITIAEKWLHQPELAAIFTSIHTFKIFKFDAILPALNGLALIGLVTTGLSMTGLFTQHRQPR
- a CDS encoding universal stress protein, translating into MYQKILITIADSDESELVLAAGLTLAEKFESQVLLLHVINPSLPSGFSPLVGGMFPIVNDLAIEQYAKEWKEYESNGIERLQACAQQARSRGIEAEVSQNFGDAGRIICEVAKSWSADSIVMGRRDRQSILSEILVGSTSNYVLHHAPCSTIVIQPPASSQHP
- a CDS encoding DUF4278 domain-containing protein; the protein is MTNIIQRKSIESKVIKLIYRGITYNYDPDRVRANSPLPHSRKSSRNLIYRGVAYRFDLALAKPDVVKPCSYELIYRGSTYQAHRNEKGEVSYQRTSH
- a CDS encoding metallophosphoesterase family protein, whose protein sequence is MQRKKFIEHVSWTGLGIVWAVGSNGLFTACSVGEQTAQTPSKASPLSFVQISDTHIGFKKPANEHVTDTMQKTIAAINALATPPAFVVHTGDITHLSKPEEFDLAKQLMSQLKVPLFTLAGEHDTIGDRGTTYAAAFKPKDVKEGLQIWNQAGIHFLAVTNVLDFAASGKGVLGQAQLDLLTKDLTAQKQDTPIVIFSHLPLYDLYPQWGWATADSAKLLSLLSRFASVTVLSGHIHQVVRHQEGNIQFHTAASTAFPLPTPGNGEHPIPVKLPETSLLKEIGFHSIDLIPGKATKISHRPLG
- a CDS encoding response regulator; this translates as MRILVVEDDPAIAFLIETLLETHKYTIDLASDGQVGLDLSDAYAYDAILLDVTLPKKDGVSVCREIRARGNSVPILLLTALDSPADRTRGLDAGADDYLGKPFDRNELLARIRALLRRSHDSTLPILTWGSLQLDPVSTTVTFDERLVPLTPKEYSLLELFLRNSKRVFSCSAILDRLWSEDSPSEDTIRTHIKGLRHKLRAAGAAADFIETVYGIGYRLKPLEAPGTPLLTEAWEKFKGQVSEQVATLEQLAQKVLDREVLPDWQERGKQIAHSLTGSLGTFGFSLSSELARQIEKLLGEPQDWRADRGRLLYSIVTALREELERSAPVANLPGFESELKLDILLVSAADPQGERIQSLASTRDWLVQIVPTIAAARSQLQQYRIRSIVLTPDALDRTEEVLRLLVEVNKQVPPIPVIALTAASLHPAIRQLGTLQPVDPLGNVDPIESIERAIAEAESSQTHILAVDDDLKILAILRALLVPWGYRVTTLADSQKLWEVLPITQPDLLILDVEMPLVGGLDVCRSIRDRPEWSHLPIIVLTAHTEPTLIQQVFAIGADDFATKPVIGPEIIARITNLLERQQVQRLKTDRKQQQVATARIQLADRVKIQAALMAIEAALQSEQPFQPDRHRQILEQVNILRQLLLPDL